The Rathayibacter caricis DSM 15933 genomic sequence CACGAAGTCGTAGTAGTACTTCGCATCGATGAAGCTCGCCGCGTTGTCCCCGGTGAAGCCGGTGAGCAGCTCGACGATGTGCGGGAAGACGAACCAGCCCGCCGCGCAGCCCGCGAAGAACAGCGGGATGGCCGTCAGGATGAACCCGAGCCCGTACCGCATCTCCTTCTTGGTGAGACCGGGGACGAGGAACGCCCAGATCTGGTAGAGCCACACCGGGCTCGCGATCACGATGCCGACCGTCATGGCGATCTGGAGGCGCAGATCGAAGGCGCCCGCGATCGTCGGGAAGTTGAGGATCGCCTCTTTGCCCTGGGTCGACGCCACCTCGAGGATGGGCGCCTTGAGCGACTCGAAGACCCACTCCGAGACGAACCATCCGGCGATGCAACCGAGAACGATCGCGATCGCCGACTTGAAGAGCCGGTTGCGGAGTTCGATCA encodes the following:
- the tatC gene encoding twin-arginine translocase subunit TatC → MSLGAHLIELRNRLFKSAIAIVLGCIAGWFVSEWVFESLKAPILEVASTQGKEAILNFPTIAGAFDLRLQIAMTVGIVIASPVWLYQIWAFLVPGLTKKEMRYGLGFILTAIPLFFAGCAAGWFVFPHIVELLTGFTGDNAASFIDAKYYYDFVLKLVLMVGIAFVLPVFLVLLNFLGILPGMLILKSWRIAIMVIVFFTAIATPAADPISMFLLAIPIIVLFFLACGIAILHDRRVAKRQPVFDGTASDLPA